From the Desulfovibrio legallii genome, one window contains:
- a CDS encoding YebC/PmpR family DNA-binding transcriptional regulator: MSGHSKWANIQHRKGRQDAKRGKVFTKAAKEIIIAAKGGGDPAGNPRLRAAIAAAKAVNLPKDKIDAAIRKGTGEDAGGDLTETFYEGYGPGGIAVMVEVATDNKNRTVAEVRHLFTKHGGSMGENGSVGWMFDRKGVISVDKAAYPEDKIMEAALEAGADDVIDDEDVWTLHTAMADFGAVRDALEAAGIAMQSAELAMVPQNLVAVDADMGQKVLRFMDALDDNDDVQNVYANVDFPDDMPTD; this comes from the coding sequence ATGTCAGGGCACAGCAAATGGGCCAACATTCAGCACCGCAAGGGACGCCAGGACGCCAAGCGCGGCAAAGTCTTCACCAAGGCCGCTAAAGAAATCATCATCGCCGCCAAGGGCGGGGGCGATCCTGCGGGCAACCCCCGTTTGCGGGCGGCCATCGCCGCCGCCAAGGCCGTGAACCTGCCCAAGGACAAAATTGACGCCGCCATCCGCAAGGGCACGGGCGAGGACGCGGGCGGCGACCTGACCGAAACCTTTTATGAAGGCTACGGCCCCGGCGGCATTGCCGTTATGGTGGAAGTGGCCACAGACAATAAAAACCGCACCGTGGCCGAAGTGCGCCACCTCTTCACCAAACACGGCGGCTCCATGGGCGAAAACGGCAGCGTGGGCTGGATGTTTGACCGCAAGGGCGTCATCAGCGTGGACAAAGCCGCCTACCCCGAAGACAAAATCATGGAAGCCGCCCTGGAAGCCGGAGCCGACGACGTCATTGACGATGAGGACGTCTGGACCCTCCACACGGCCATGGCCGATTTTGGCGCGGTGCGCGACGCTCTGGAGGCTGCGGGCATTGCCATGCAGTCCGCGGAGCTGGCCATGGTTCCCCAGAATCTGGTGGCCGTGGATGCGGACATGGGCCAGAAGGTGCTGCGTTTTATGGACGCTCTGGACGACAACGACGACGTGCAGAACGTCTACGCCAACGTGGATTTTCCCGACGATATGCCCACAGACTGA
- a CDS encoding RlmE family RNA methyltransferase: MKEYRDHYFLKAKREHYPARSVYKLKELDAKFRLLRPGQNVLDLGAAPGSWSLGAAERVGGKGFVLACDIQSTDTVFPPQVEFAQEDVFKRSPAFEARLAALGPFDVVLSDMAPRTTGTRFTDQARSLELAQEALAVARQWLRPGGHFVVKIFMGPDIQELLAPMRAAFGTVKSFKPKSSRAESKETFFVGLHFHGQDAPPGI; encoded by the coding sequence ATGAAGGAATATCGGGACCACTATTTTCTTAAGGCCAAGCGGGAGCACTACCCCGCCCGGTCCGTGTACAAGCTCAAAGAGCTGGACGCCAAGTTCCGCCTGCTCAGGCCCGGTCAGAACGTGCTGGATCTGGGCGCGGCGCCGGGCTCCTGGTCTTTGGGCGCGGCGGAGCGGGTCGGGGGCAAGGGGTTCGTGCTGGCCTGCGACATCCAGAGCACGGACACGGTTTTTCCCCCCCAGGTGGAGTTCGCGCAGGAGGACGTTTTTAAGCGTTCTCCGGCCTTTGAGGCCCGGCTTGCGGCGCTGGGGCCTTTTGACGTGGTGCTGAGCGATATGGCTCCGCGCACCACGGGCACGCGCTTCACCGACCAGGCCCGTTCTCTGGAGCTGGCTCAGGAAGCCCTGGCCGTGGCCCGACAATGGCTGCGGCCAGGCGGGCATTTTGTGGTCAAGATTTTTATGGGGCCGGACATTCAGGAACTGCTCGCGCCCATGCGCGCGGCTTTTGGCACGGTCAAGTCCTTCAAGCCCAAGAGCTCACGGGCGGAAAGCAAGGAAACGTTCTTTGTGGGCCTGCACTTTCACGGGCAGGACGCGCCGCCGGGCATCTGA
- a CDS encoding MlaA family lipoprotein, with translation MATDRRALAWRFLHGGLLALFALFCCLRAAPVTAAPTAEPTPSAVYGNAPALPPGAVTVHPYGTMRVSDSLDDYDDAPLSAIADPLEPWNRFWFHFNDIFFLYVAKPVYTAWEYITPHQLRSGLKNFFSNILFPVRFINNILQFRFMEAGVEFGRFFINTTTSAGFADVAKGLKTVVPVDPAGEDFGQTLGRWGLGHGFYLVWPFIGPSSARDTVGRVGDLFAEPMFYLQPWELSAATGGGLRFNALGDVLPLYDDLNSVAVDPYIAMREAYVSFRRAQVLH, from the coding sequence GTGGCAACTGACCGACGCGCGCTTGCCTGGCGCTTTCTGCACGGTGGCCTGCTGGCGCTGTTTGCCTTGTTTTGTTGCCTGCGGGCCGCGCCCGTCACGGCGGCCCCCACTGCGGAGCCGACCCCTTCCGCTGTCTACGGCAACGCCCCGGCCCTGCCGCCCGGCGCCGTCACCGTGCATCCTTATGGAACTATGCGCGTTTCCGACAGTCTGGACGACTATGACGACGCGCCTCTCAGCGCCATCGCCGACCCCCTTGAACCCTGGAACCGCTTCTGGTTCCACTTTAACGACATTTTCTTCCTTTACGTTGCCAAACCTGTTTACACGGCCTGGGAGTACATCACCCCCCACCAGCTGCGCAGCGGGTTGAAAAACTTTTTTTCCAACATTCTCTTCCCCGTGCGCTTCATCAATAATATTCTTCAGTTCCGCTTTATGGAGGCCGGGGTGGAGTTTGGCCGTTTTTTCATTAACACCACCACCAGCGCGGGCTTTGCCGATGTGGCCAAAGGCCTCAAAACTGTGGTGCCCGTGGACCCGGCAGGCGAGGACTTCGGTCAGACCCTGGGGCGCTGGGGCCTGGGGCACGGCTTCTATCTGGTCTGGCCCTTTATCGGGCCCAGCTCGGCGCGCGACACCGTGGGCCGCGTAGGCGACCTCTTCGCCGAACCCATGTTTTACCTGCAGCCCTGGGAGCTGAGCGCCGCAACGGGCGGAGGCCTGCGTTTTAACGCCTTGGGCGATGTGCTGCCCCTTTACGACGACCTCAACTCCGTGGCCGTGGACCCCTACATCGCCATGCGCGAAGCCTACGTCAGCTTCCGCCGGGCGCAAGTGCTGCACTAG
- the mlaD gene encoding outer membrane lipid asymmetry maintenance protein MlaD: MNSARETAVGLFVLLGLLCVAYLTVKLGKMELFSSQGFELVARFDSVSGLRVGADVEMSGVPVGRVVDIRLDPDPLRNQAVVRLRLNKDLQLSDDSMASVRTSGLIGDKYVSLSRGGSDQILSSGGAITETESAVDLGALISKYAFGGVK, translated from the coding sequence ATGAACTCTGCTCGTGAAACTGCCGTGGGCCTTTTTGTCCTCTTGGGCCTGCTTTGTGTGGCCTATCTCACCGTCAAACTGGGCAAGATGGAATTGTTCAGTTCTCAGGGGTTTGAGCTGGTGGCCCGTTTTGATTCCGTTTCCGGCCTGCGTGTGGGGGCGGATGTGGAGATGTCCGGCGTGCCCGTGGGGCGCGTGGTGGACATCCGCCTGGATCCGGACCCGTTGCGCAACCAGGCCGTGGTGCGCCTGCGTCTGAACAAGGACCTGCAGCTTTCGGACGACAGCATGGCTTCCGTCCGTACCAGCGGCCTTATCGGCGACAAATACGTCAGCCTCTCGCGTGGGGGCTCTGACCAGATACTCAGCTCTGGGGGCGCCATCACGGAAACAGAATCTGCCGTGGATCTGGGCGCCCTTATCAGCAAATACGCCTTCGGAGGAGTCAAATAA
- a CDS encoding DUF362 domain-containing protein, which produces MTPLVPAQTPVALARCPDYAAPTLPRQVGATLDAACLAERLSLRGARVLVKPNLLQARPLACSTPAVVAAACAWLLDQGALVRVADAPGFGRAAGVARAVGLEAALKPLGLHVRQLDDPVPVTLPLPAGRTPHHSRPPRFGVARLALESDALLSLPRVKAHSQMLLTLAVKNCFGCVCGLRKAVVHAREGRDPDFFADCLAALWAALPPVAALADGVRAMHVTGPGKGDPFALNLLGACADAPALDEALYAVLGRAPHTVPLGAALIRRQAPGTAAAGCAPVYPLLRPQDFDATGFVLPARLAHTSFHPARLVKSCARRICAVFHP; this is translated from the coding sequence ATGACCCCCCTTGTTCCCGCCCAAACGCCCGTGGCCCTGGCCCGCTGCCCGGACTATGCGGCTCCGACTCTGCCCCGCCAGGTGGGCGCGACCCTGGACGCGGCCTGTCTGGCAGAGCGCCTCTCCCTGCGCGGCGCGCGGGTGCTGGTCAAGCCCAACCTGCTGCAAGCCCGCCCTCTGGCCTGCAGCACACCCGCGGTGGTCGCCGCCGCCTGCGCATGGCTGCTGGATCAGGGCGCTCTGGTGCGCGTGGCCGACGCCCCAGGCTTTGGCCGCGCCGCAGGCGTGGCCCGCGCCGTGGGGCTGGAGGCCGCCCTCAAGCCTCTGGGGCTGCACGTGCGCCAGCTGGACGACCCCGTGCCCGTGACCCTGCCCCTGCCCGCCGGGCGCACGCCGCACCACAGCCGCCCCCCGCGCTTCGGCGTGGCCCGTCTGGCCCTGGAAAGCGACGCTCTCCTTTCCCTGCCCAGGGTCAAGGCCCACAGCCAGATGCTCCTGACCCTGGCCGTCAAAAACTGCTTCGGCTGCGTCTGCGGCCTGCGCAAGGCCGTGGTTCACGCCCGTGAAGGCCGCGACCCGGATTTTTTTGCCGACTGCCTGGCCGCCCTCTGGGCCGCCCTGCCGCCCGTGGCGGCCCTGGCCGACGGCGTGCGCGCCATGCACGTTACCGGCCCCGGCAAGGGCGACCCCTTTGCCCTCAACCTGCTGGGGGCCTGCGCCGACGCCCCGGCCCTGGATGAAGCCCTCTACGCCGTGCTGGGCCGCGCGCCGCACACCGTACCCCTGGGCGCGGCGCTCATCCGCCGTCAGGCTCCCGGCACCGCTGCTGCGGGCTGCGCGCCGGTCTACCCCCTGCTGCGGCCCCAGGATTTTGACGCCACGGGCTTTGTGCTGCCCGCGCGTCTGGCCCACACGTCTTTCCACCCGGCGCGCCTTGTCAAAAGCTGCGCACGCCGCATCTGCGCCGTATTCCACCCCTGA
- a CDS encoding zinc metalloprotease HtpX, which translates to MTSQIKTVLLLGLLSGIIIAMGGLLGGRTGVVFAFGLALLMNVGSYWYSDKIVLSMYRARELAPEEAPALHSMVEELARNAGIPKPRICVVPEAAPNAFATGRNPEHAVVAVTEGIMRLLSPEELRGVLGHEMGHIKNRDILIQTIAGVMASAIVTLANIFQFTAIFGGNREGEGGANPLAALMMALLAPLAAGLIQMAISRSREYLADDTGAALCGQPLALAGALAKLGAASGRIPMQDGNPSTEQMFIVTPMFAHGGMAGLFSTHPPIEERIRRLQALARQQQRG; encoded by the coding sequence ATGACCAGTCAGATCAAGACCGTTCTTCTTCTGGGTCTGCTTTCGGGCATTATTATCGCCATGGGCGGCCTGCTGGGCGGGCGCACGGGCGTCGTCTTCGCCTTTGGCCTGGCGCTGCTCATGAATGTGGGCAGCTACTGGTATTCAGACAAAATCGTGCTGTCCATGTACCGCGCGCGGGAGCTGGCCCCGGAAGAAGCCCCGGCCCTGCACAGCATGGTGGAAGAGCTGGCCCGGAATGCCGGCATCCCCAAGCCCCGCATCTGCGTGGTGCCCGAAGCCGCGCCCAACGCCTTTGCCACGGGGCGCAACCCGGAACACGCCGTGGTGGCCGTGACGGAAGGCATCATGCGCCTGCTCTCGCCAGAGGAACTGCGCGGGGTGCTGGGGCACGAAATGGGGCACATCAAAAACCGCGACATCCTCATCCAGACCATTGCCGGGGTCATGGCTTCGGCCATTGTCACCCTGGCCAATATTTTTCAGTTCACGGCCATTTTCGGCGGCAATCGTGAAGGAGAAGGCGGCGCCAATCCGCTGGCGGCCCTGATGATGGCCTTGCTGGCTCCGCTGGCGGCCGGGCTCATCCAGATGGCCATTTCCCGCTCACGCGAATATCTGGCGGACGACACGGGCGCGGCCCTTTGCGGGCAACCTCTGGCCCTGGCGGGCGCGCTGGCCAAACTGGGCGCGGCCAGCGGCCGCATCCCCATGCAGGACGGCAACCCCAGCACGGAACAGATGTTCATTGTCACGCCCATGTTTGCGCACGGCGGGATGGCCGGCCTGTTCAGCACCCATCCGCCCATTGAGGAACGCATCCGCCGCCTGCAGGCACTGGCGCGGCAACAGCAGCGGGGCTAG
- a CDS encoding ABC transporter substrate-binding protein, translating into MPAVRPMRLFSACLFLLLALAVVLPGAAALAASPARQALETSISRILASIKNPDYVNPTTRGPLRQQIEDEVLHIFDFGEFSSRTVGPRWRTFSPDQQRRFSDAFAELLINTYLNKIDGYNGEQVLYTGETVSPEGRRVEVQTLITMKDGKKVPVAYRMLPKRGSWFVYDVLIENLSLVKNYRTQFQDILNSASPDQLIARIRAKTQEVGQGGN; encoded by the coding sequence ATGCCCGCCGTCAGGCCCATGCGCCTTTTCTCCGCCTGCCTTTTCCTGCTGCTGGCCCTGGCTGTTGTTTTGCCGGGGGCTGCGGCGCTGGCCGCTTCGCCCGCCAGGCAAGCTCTGGAAACCTCCATCAGCCGCATTCTCGCCAGCATTAAAAATCCGGACTATGTCAACCCGACCACCCGCGGCCCCTTGCGTCAGCAGATTGAGGACGAGGTGCTGCACATTTTTGATTTCGGCGAATTTTCTTCCCGCACTGTGGGGCCGCGCTGGCGCACCTTCAGCCCGGACCAGCAACGCCGCTTCAGTGACGCTTTCGCCGAGCTGCTTATCAATACCTATCTGAACAAAATCGACGGCTACAACGGCGAGCAGGTGCTCTACACCGGCGAAACCGTTTCGCCCGAAGGCCGGCGCGTGGAAGTGCAGACCCTTATCACCATGAAGGACGGCAAAAAGGTGCCCGTGGCCTACCGCATGCTGCCCAAACGCGGCTCCTGGTTTGTCTACGACGTGCTTATCGAAAATCTCAGTTTGGTCAAAAATTACCGCACCCAGTTTCAGGACATCCTGAACAGCGCTAGCCCTGACCAACTTATTGCCAGAATCCGGGCCAAGACCCAGGAGGTAGGGCAGGGTGGCAACTGA
- a CDS encoding ABC transporter ATP-binding protein: MEAWDIAFRALSAGYSEHVVLRQIDAVLPGGKVSVILGGSGCGKSTLLRQVIGLSRPLEGSVLLGGRDLFALNRRDFRRARRHMGVLFQDGALLGALTLVQNVTLPLSEHLRLPKARIREAGLRVLRLVGLEDFADYYPNQLSGGMRKRAGLARAIIAEPRVLLCDEPTSGLDPITAARMDALLLSLRQQMPSMTLVVVSHDLASLRVIADHVLVLGEGRALFSGSLAELEASPDPYLRQFLRREPGPDAGTNLQDPPDPVVRQALDHWLAS, translated from the coding sequence ATGGAAGCCTGGGACATTGCATTTCGCGCCCTGAGCGCGGGCTACAGCGAGCACGTGGTGCTGCGGCAGATAGACGCCGTGCTGCCGGGAGGCAAGGTTTCCGTCATTCTCGGCGGTTCCGGCTGCGGCAAGTCCACCCTGCTGCGGCAGGTCATCGGCCTTTCACGTCCGCTGGAAGGCAGCGTGCTGCTGGGCGGGCGCGATCTGTTTGCCCTTAACCGGCGCGATTTTCGTCGGGCGCGCCGCCATATGGGCGTGCTTTTTCAGGACGGCGCCCTGCTGGGGGCGCTTACCCTGGTGCAGAACGTTACCCTGCCCCTGAGCGAGCATTTGCGCCTGCCTAAAGCGCGCATCCGCGAGGCGGGCCTGCGGGTGCTGCGCCTGGTGGGGCTGGAAGATTTCGCGGATTATTATCCCAATCAGCTTTCGGGTGGCATGCGCAAACGCGCGGGTCTGGCCAGGGCCATCATTGCCGAGCCGCGCGTGCTGCTCTGCGACGAACCCACCAGCGGCCTGGACCCCATCACCGCCGCGCGCATGGACGCCCTTTTGCTCTCCCTGCGGCAGCAGATGCCCAGCATGACCCTGGTGGTGGTGAGCCATGACCTGGCCAGCCTGCGCGTCATTGCTGACCATGTGCTGGTGCTGGGCGAGGGGCGGGCGCTGTTTTCCGGCTCGCTTGCCGAGCTGGAGGCCAGCCCGGACCCGTATCTGCGCCAGTTTTTGCGGCGTGAGCCCGGCCCAGACGCCGGCACCAATCTTCAGGACCCGCCGGACCCCGTAGTGCGTCAGGCCCTGGACCACTGGCTGGCCTCCTGA
- the thiE gene encoding thiamine phosphate synthase, whose product MPRILPGETDIYAITDPNFSLGRPLEEVVRALLGAGVRIVQYREKKLKAGAMLEECRLLRRLTREANACFIVDDYVDLAILAEADGVHVGQEDFPVPQVRALVGPDMLIGLSTHKPEQAEAARGLGADYIGVGPIYATHTKEDVVDPVGLEYLDWVSRNIDLPLVAIGGIKEHNIADVARHGARCCCLITDLVGAPDIPAKVAALRKAMQSGY is encoded by the coding sequence ATGCCCAGAATTCTGCCCGGAGAAACCGACATCTACGCCATCACCGACCCCAACTTTTCCCTGGGCCGCCCCCTGGAAGAAGTGGTCCGCGCCCTGCTGGGCGCAGGGGTGCGCATTGTGCAGTACCGCGAAAAAAAGCTCAAAGCCGGAGCCATGCTGGAGGAATGCCGCCTGCTCCGCCGCCTGACCCGCGAGGCCAACGCCTGCTTTATTGTGGACGACTATGTGGACTTGGCGATTCTGGCTGAAGCCGACGGCGTGCATGTAGGCCAGGAGGACTTTCCCGTGCCCCAGGTGCGCGCTCTGGTGGGCCCGGACATGCTCATCGGCCTTTCCACCCACAAGCCGGAACAGGCTGAAGCCGCCCGCGGCCTGGGTGCGGACTATATCGGCGTGGGCCCCATCTACGCCACCCACACCAAGGAAGACGTGGTGGACCCCGTGGGCCTGGAATACCTGGACTGGGTGAGCCGGAACATCGATCTGCCCCTGGTGGCCATCGGCGGCATCAAGGAACACAACATCGCCGACGTGGCCCGCCACGGCGCACGCTGCTGCTGCCTGATCACCGACCTTGTGGGTGCGCCGGACATCCCCGCCAAAGTGGCCGCCCTGCGCAAGGCCATGCAGTCGGGATATTAG
- a CDS encoding ABC transporter ATP-binding protein translates to MSAARSDCHTPAQGAAPLLALEGLSVFFRTDQGLLPAVQGLSLQVAAGAATCLVGESGCGKSLTARAVLRLLPENAVQRGRVLLEGTDLAACTGRELRRVRGRRVGMVFQEPMTALNPVLTVGSQVAEPLRLHLRLPRAAARREATALLAEVGIPDPHSRYNDYPHQLSGGMRQRIMIAMALACGPRLLLADEPTTALDTTIQGQILRLLAARSRERGMAVLLITHDLGIAAQMAETVGVMYAGRLVECAPAQELFAHPQHPYTQGLLRAAPALRRADLRRLPTIPGSVPDLRHMPAGCPFHPRCAHALPRCATEMPPDQSQNAHRVACWLTCEP, encoded by the coding sequence GTGTCTGCCGCGCGTTCAGATTGCCATACCCCGGCGCAAGGGGCCGCCCCTCTGCTGGCGCTGGAAGGCCTGAGCGTATTTTTCCGCACGGATCAGGGTCTGCTGCCCGCTGTGCAGGGGCTTTCCCTGCAGGTAGCTGCAGGCGCCGCCACCTGCCTGGTGGGCGAATCGGGCTGCGGCAAAAGCCTTACGGCCAGGGCCGTGCTGCGTCTGCTGCCCGAAAACGCCGTACAGCGGGGCCGCGTACTTCTGGAAGGCACGGACCTTGCCGCCTGCACCGGGCGTGAGCTGCGGCGCGTGCGCGGCCGCCGGGTGGGCATGGTTTTTCAGGAGCCCATGACCGCCCTCAACCCCGTGCTCACCGTGGGCAGCCAAGTGGCCGAGCCCCTGCGGCTGCACCTGCGCCTTCCCCGCGCGGCTGCCCGTCGGGAGGCCACGGCCCTGCTGGCTGAAGTGGGCATTCCCGATCCGCACAGCCGTTACAACGATTACCCCCACCAGCTTTCCGGCGGCATGCGCCAAAGGATCATGATCGCCATGGCCCTGGCCTGCGGCCCCCGCCTGTTGCTGGCGGACGAACCCACCACCGCGCTGGATACGACCATTCAGGGGCAGATTCTCCGTCTGCTGGCCGCCCGCAGCCGGGAACGCGGCATGGCCGTGCTGCTCATCACGCACGACTTGGGCATCGCCGCCCAAATGGCTGAAACCGTGGGCGTCATGTACGCCGGTCGCCTGGTGGAATGCGCCCCCGCCCAGGAACTCTTTGCCCATCCGCAACACCCATATACCCAAGGGCTGCTGCGCGCCGCACCGGCTCTGCGCCGGGCCGACCTGCGCCGCCTGCCTACCATCCCCGGCAGCGTGCCCGACCTCCGGCATATGCCCGCGGGCTGCCCCTTCCACCCCCGCTGCGCACACGCCCTGCCCCGCTGCGCAACAGAAATGCCCCCGGACCAGAGCCAAAACGCGCACCGCGTGGCCTGCTGGCTGACGTGTGAGCCGTAG
- a CDS encoding superoxide dismutase family protein, with translation MKKIIPLLLLMGGILTVAAGHVRAESLTTPVHKITDAGVDKELGSVVFTDDGKGGVDILVEMTGLPPGPHGMHIHENPSCAPAPKDGKNVAGLAAGGHFDPAHSGRHEGPGKPGHKGDLPFITADAQGMVKARLHAPGLTTADLRGRSLMIHAGGDNYADIPAPLGGGGARIACGVIK, from the coding sequence ATGAAAAAAATCATTCCCCTTCTGCTGCTTATGGGCGGTATTCTGACAGTGGCCGCAGGCCATGTGCGGGCCGAAAGCCTCACGACGCCCGTGCACAAGATAACGGACGCCGGGGTGGATAAGGAACTGGGCAGTGTGGTCTTTACCGACGACGGCAAGGGCGGGGTGGACATTCTGGTGGAGATGACCGGACTGCCGCCAGGCCCCCACGGCATGCACATTCATGAAAACCCCTCGTGCGCCCCGGCCCCCAAGGACGGCAAAAACGTGGCCGGGCTGGCCGCCGGCGGGCATTTTGATCCCGCCCACAGCGGCAGGCACGAAGGCCCCGGCAAACCTGGCCACAAGGGTGATCTGCCCTTCATCACCGCCGACGCCCAAGGTATGGTCAAGGCCAGGCTGCACGCTCCGGGGCTGACCACTGCCGACCTGCGCGGCCGCTCGTTGATGATCCATGCCGGCGGCGACAACTACGCCGACATACCTGCGCCGCTGGGCGGCGGCGGGGCGCGCATAGCCTGCGGCGTTATTAAATAA
- a CDS encoding DVU_2496 family lipoprotein, producing the protein MRTRLFLMASLVLTACVKTPEPAPAPTPAPPSEPCPYVYVYAPGNYIIDIAGGADVVLDPGASDFELFCSPGAARAAVNADVAAGRLPEGDWRIYRLDGDLDDLAQPLPSHRYMLKRMAQVVDWVTENI; encoded by the coding sequence ATGCGCACACGCCTTTTTCTCATGGCCAGTCTGGTCCTGACAGCCTGCGTCAAAACCCCGGAACCCGCCCCGGCCCCCACACCGGCCCCCCCCTCGGAGCCCTGCCCCTACGTCTATGTGTACGCTCCGGGCAACTACATCATTGATATCGCCGGCGGCGCGGACGTGGTGCTGGACCCCGGAGCCAGCGATTTTGAGCTGTTCTGTTCTCCCGGCGCGGCCAGGGCGGCCGTCAACGCCGACGTGGCCGCGGGACGGCTGCCTGAAGGCGACTGGCGCATCTACCGGTTGGACGGCGACCTGGACGATCTGGCCCAGCCCCTGCCGTCTCACCGCTATATGCTCAAGCGCATGGCGCAGGTGGTGGACTGGGTGACGGAGAATATTTAA